From one Dehalococcoidia bacterium genomic stretch:
- a CDS encoding Uma2 family endonuclease yields MTTPRLKKDATHLAEVHYPIDDDEPLAESEYQLFPLTYAHGALTSWFEDDPTVWVGADMFLYYEEGVPSSVVAPDVFVVTQTHKRHKRNTFQTWVEGRVPDLVLEIMSSTSVRRDTVTKHDLYQSLGVREYWLYDPTEEGFMEPRLRGYTLIDGEYQPIEVREVDGRLVGVSEVLGLEFHADAEWFRFFDPQSGEHIPDTYEDRRARKEAEKALISERRAREDMERLLREHGIEPPARTDGGA; encoded by the coding sequence ATGACCACACCCAGACTTAAGAAGGATGCGACTCACCTCGCCGAAGTCCACTATCCCATTGACGATGACGAACCATTGGCAGAGTCTGAGTACCAACTCTTCCCGCTGACCTATGCCCACGGGGCCCTGACCAGCTGGTTCGAGGACGACCCTACAGTCTGGGTTGGCGCGGATATGTTCCTCTACTACGAGGAGGGAGTTCCCTCAAGTGTAGTTGCTCCCGATGTCTTCGTGGTCACGCAGACTCACAAGAGGCACAAGCGCAACACTTTCCAGACGTGGGTTGAGGGACGAGTACCTGACCTTGTGCTTGAGATCATGTCGTCGACGTCTGTGCGCCGGGATACGGTCACGAAACATGATCTGTACCAGAGCCTTGGTGTACGTGAGTACTGGCTGTACGACCCTACCGAAGAGGGATTCATGGAACCCCGCCTACGTGGGTACACGCTAATCGATGGTGAGTACCAGCCGATCGAGGTGCGGGAGGTTGACGGAAGACTCGTCGGGGTGAGCGAGGTGTTGGGCCTTGAGTTTCACGCCGATGCCGAGTGGTTCCGGTTTTTCGATCCTCAGTCGGGTGAGCACATTCCCGATACTTACGAGGACCGGCGTGCGCGGAAAGAGGCCGAGAAGGCTCTGATATCCGAACGGCGTGCTCGTGAGGATATGGAGCGTCTGCTGAGGGAGCACGGGATAGAGCCTCCTGCCAGGACGGACGGTGGCGCCTAG